A stretch of Plasmodium chabaudi chabaudi strain AS genome assembly, chromosome: 14 DNA encodes these proteins:
- a CDS encoding rRNA-processing protein, putative produces the protein MKKKNIFLNKHHIKNKNFQRKKQKYFTDKKFLRKFKKIKELNEPQTEIVKSDPIKNFFFTPTTEVDNKEEDTNEDNKDTNTNNEREIKTSDHSEGSESDDDDQNVSSKYNNTKKKGSKTDIYRKELSLVEKNKQGKLSKEEKEELFLKKKQEKDEKKKIRFQKFKRLNQKTKKGQPVMKNLINHLIKKI, from the coding sequence atgaaaaaaaaaaacatatttttaaacaaacatcatattaaaaataaaaacttcCAGAGAAAGAAACAAAAGTATTTTACTGATAAAAAGTTTTTAcgaaaattcaaaaaaatcaaagaACTTAATGAACCACAAACTGAAATCGTTAAGAGTGACCCCATCAAAAATTTCTTCTTTACTCCAACTACTGAAGTAGATAACAAAGAAGAGGACACAAATGAAGATAACAAAGATACgaatacaaataatgagagagaaataaaaacatcTGATCATTCAGAAGGTTCGGAATCAGATGATGATGATCAAAATGTAAGTTccaaatataataacacaaaaaaaaaaggaagtaAAACTGATATTTATAGGAAAGAATTAAGTTTggtagaaaaaaataaacaaggaaaattatcaaaagaAGAGAAAgaagaattatttttaaaaaaaaaacaagaaaaagatgaaaaaaaaaaaatacgatttcaaaaatttaaaaggtTAAATCAAAAAACGAAGAAAGGACAACCtgttatgaaaaatttaataaaccatttaataaaaaaaatttaa
- a CDS encoding small subunit rRNA processing factor, putative produces the protein MGENMRKNFKEKGNSAKRHNNYMDKKNNQKWNTKFKNKNKKNNIKDRQNDFRKNNSNYIALGKKNIIPFNKNENWDHQNYSYNYDSDDMGIYKNNDESDIDINSTKTDNATASNSKDNENCLNNQNSDTKNVNYVDYINSLKKNSEQDEENEKNDESEQNGENEQNGENEQNDENEQDRVYNFFLVFSPLAITSIKNKSSVINADEHMDFLEKKLESLDELIDITRNYRERQNLQQTRDNIKNKLDNIRLDILFFTLLSLRDSIINKKKQIQIYIHTINGLLIYVSPIFRVPRNFFIFKKVMLSLMKNNIVTDENKNTLLKILPNPVKYYVGSSTCVWISNDGFPTDAKKFADKLKVSNGKYSFFLSLSNSYNLTYFMEKTKNRNEENIHFNYHIKLSDFKLSPVTICSKLSHFLN, from the exons ATGGGGGAGAACATGCGAAAgaattttaaagaaaagGGGAACAGCGCGAAAAGACACAACAACTACATGGATAAGAAAAACAACCAAAAATGGAACACCAAATTTaagaacaaaaataaaaaaaataatataaaagataGACAAAACGATTttcgaaaaaataatagtaattatATTGCCTtgggtaaaaaaaatattataccttttaacaaaaatgaaaattgggatcatcaaaattattcatataattatgattCAGATGATATgggaatttataaaaacaatgaCGAATCAGATATTGACATAAATTCTACAAAAACGGATAATGCAACTGCTTCAAATTCGAAggataatgaaaattgtttaaataatcaaaactccgatacaaaaaatgttaacTATGTTGATTATATAAACAgccttaaaaaaaattctgaACAGGATGAAGAAAACGAGAAGAATGACGAAAGCGAGCAAAATGGCGAAAACGAGCAAAATGGCGAAAACGAGCAAAATGATGAGAACGAACAAGATAGggtttacaattttttcctCGTGTTTAGCCCACTAGCTATAAcaagtataaaaaacaaaagcaGTGTAATTAATGCCGATGAGCATATGGATTTTCTCGAAAAGAAATTAGAAAGTCTTGATGAATTAATAGATATAACTCGAAATTATAGAGAAAGACAAAATTTACAACAAACAAgagataatattaaaaataaacttgATAATATCAGATtagatattttattttttacattattaagTCTTAGAGAttcaattattaataaaaaaaaacaaatacaaatatatattcatactATAAATGGGCtattaatttatgtatCCCCTATATTTCGTGTACCTagaaattttttcatatttaaaaaagttatgTTAAGtttgatgaaaaataatattgttactgatgaaaataaaaacactCTCTTAAAAATTCTTCCCAACCCAGTGAAATACTATGTTGGATCATCAAC GTGCGTTTGGATATCAAATGATGGATTTCCAACAGACGCTAAAAAGTTTGcagataaattaaaagtttcaaatggaaaatattcTTTCTTCCTTTCCCTTTCGAATAGTTACaatttaacatattttatggaaaaaacaaaaaatcgaaatgaagaaaatattcattttaattatcatattaaattatccgattttaaattatcgCCTGTAACTATTTGTTCAAAATTGTCacactttttaaattaa
- a CDS encoding VAC14 domain-containing protein, putative yields the protein MFLNIIKGLDKNEDKENIININTQKLLGDKTYEKRKKGAQEIAEDIKLLLLKEEAEEQEQINILLNKNNNEENNINECKKISESEINIISKLNEKNDIDINNEYYFTSYNDNLKTNDEENKENDIGKNKDQTRTTNKHNVKWDDKDSNNFGIVNEGTEHTDKDEDNKEKSQIANRDETSYVENEQSKAIQDKKENAHRDLNEDNYVLGAEIIKKLLLDKCKENCDIDIEIAKPNGINDYIRNSIKGNNNKDDENDIQNDNNEKNKKNKKSLNSILYEHEIYFDHLNKKYQNKKIMEILYFLDEKFIKSINSSERCGGLISLAFISISLENKIKYYFSEILKIIMSCINDSDPKVRYYVCESLYNLCKVSKNIAFNNIEEIFNCLYRIFSDTCPNVKTGGAFLDNLLKDMTCSYNNIFNIYKIIYTLKDNIYIENTNARQLIISWLFFLQNIPTIDVFEYFHFFIRDLFLMLSDENKDIQKQANQCLDLYMDKIITSNYEQCKMFFKHIIPIFLEFSRHKNPTIKHKCLLWIYHFINILNIHFYNIFKSSKKNSFFMIEILKKIIWSTSDVSFDIHYTARKCNELLIKFLKFSTLEYSLLITELVCSIIKTKIENTPSQFQNQKPLLLQYTDQMDKQKSNNSNQPNVKYIGDKNKKNSYINILENKNEQFFNNITASERKNIQNSRRLTYSLSDNTSINKQLSIDKGSTKYDLNTHENDDLQSINKYKLQNDDSLSRTKSEDINEKESTTTHINNNNFKEDISANGTVNNINLNQNQNKIQTNNFEKDVSERNRQTNSKRRDRSQSICSSVMNDSIDGSKFYCINGQDKWEDEDEKVDNNNNTELLDDEIKNSYINKKNDSISLEADQNKQLNTNDEKGNNHNLGFMYKHEKLLNELKEKKIVVKDGKKMESYYINKIIKKKKKDNNDEHSMNASDSSNSYDDNLFYDNLEKRNIYPIIMCLQWLTEMLVYKSNEIKSYYNKIIDCVFLCLKNEDNKVLVLTLTVISAMCSTVENKFNFYENISRNFINLFKQDESLLIRKGKEIIQHMSRCLNNKKFFAYLCYLLIYETDYIFVNKIVQVLNWVLLTSNETKYLRNSLLFQKDNYPLFSIILIAWFSNSLCAISFLLWLQKYELAYFICSYLTLLDINSDFFHQLDNFIFLFESPVFSKQRLHLIYPKNYPFLIKSLMILSLMLPLNTSNNILQKRLQISQLSMLTNNEQVSTFFDTHNHNTNYNTGNKIENQLPPDSSKDPNNNNGQSNQTENGKPQHNEQNSVELNELFNLENDEIIKEHSIIEKTQAEKMTEEQQWNSKYAHLLNNIKIHLLNQDHSNNNTFDENKERNEFINIFKVILKKHSLIKYYK from the coding sequence atgtttctgaatataattaaaggGTTGGacaaaaatgaagataaagaaaacataataaatataaacacaCAAAAATTGCTAGGAGATAAAacatatgaaaaaagaaaaaaagggGCTCAAGAAATTGCAgaagatataaaattgttattattaaaagagGAAGCGGAAGAACaagaacaaataaatatattattaaataaaaataacaatgaagaaaataatataaatgaatgtaaaaaaatatcggAATcggaaataaatataatatctaaattaaatgaaaaaaacgatatagatataaataatgaatattattttactagctataatgataatttaaaaacaaacgatgaagaaaataaagaaaatgatataggaaaaaataaggaCCAAACTAGAACCacaaataaacataatgtTAAATGGGATGATAAAGACTCTAATAATTTTGGAATTGTAAACGAGGGTACCGAACATACTGATAAAGATGAAGacaataaagaaaaatctCAAATTGCAAATCGTGATGAAACATCATATGTAGAAAATGAACAATCAAAAGCTATAcaagataaaaaagaaaatgcaCACAGAGATTTAAATGAAGATAATTATGTTTTAGGAGctgaaataattaaaaaattattattagatAAATGTAAAGAAAATTGTGATATAGATATCGAAATTGCAAAACCTAATGGaataaatgattatataagaaatagtataaaaggaaataataataaagatgatgaaaatgatattcaaaatgataataatgaaaaaaataaaaaaaataaaaaatctttaaatagtatattatatgaacatgaaatatattttgatcacctgaacaaaaaatatcaaaataaaaaaattatggaaatattatattttttggatgaaaaattcataaaaagTATTAACAGTTCAGAAAGATGTGGTGGTTTAATTTCGCTAGCTTTTATTTCAATAagtttagaaaataaaataaaatattatttttctgaaatattaaaaataataatgtcaTGTATAAATGATTCCGATCCAAAAGTTCGTTATTATGTGTGTGAAAGTTTATATAATCTTTGTAAagtttcaaaaaatatagcttttaataatattgaagaaatatttaattgcTTGTACAGAATATTTTCAGACACCTGTCCTAATGTAAAAACTGGAGGTGCATTTTTAgacaatttattaaaagatatgacttgttcatataataatatatttaatatatataaaattatttacacattaaaagataatatatatatagagaaTACAAATGCTAGacaattaattatttcatggttattttttttacaaaatattccAACTATTGATgtatttgaatattttcatttttttattcgagatttatttttaatgctatctgatgaaaataaagatattcAAAAGCAAGCAAATCAATGCTTAGATCTTTATATggataaaattataacatcaaattatgaacaatgtaaaatgttttttaaacatataattcctatatttttagaattTTCAAGACATAAAAATCCAACTATTAAACataaatgtttattatggatttatcattttataaatatattaaatattcatttttataatatatttaaatcttcaaaaaaaaatagtttttttatgattgagatattaaaaaaaataatatggtCAACCTCTGATGTTAGTTTTGATATACATTATACAGCTCGAAAATGTAATGAactgttaataaaatttttaaaattttcaactttagaatattcattattaataacaGAATTAGTATGTAGTAtcattaaaacaaaaattgaaaatacaCCTTCCCAATTTCAAAATCAAAAACCGCTATTATTACAATATACCGATCAAATGGATAAGCAAAAATCGAATAACTCGAATCAAccaaatgtaaaatatattggtgacaaaaataaaaaaaattcatatataaatatattagaaaataaaaacgaaCAGTTCTTTAATAATATCACAGCTTctgaaagaaaaaatatacaaaatagtaGGAGACTTACATATTCATTATCAGATAATACATCCATAAATAAACAACTTAGTATTGATAAAGGATCtacaaaatatgatttaAATACACATGAAAACGATGATTTACAATcgataaataaatataaattacaaaatGATGACTCATTAAGTCGTACCAAAAGCgaagatataaatgaaaaggaAAGTACTACaacacatataaataacaacAATTTTAAGGAAGACATCAGTGCCAATGGTACAGTTAACAACATAAATCTTAATCAAaaccaaaataaaattcaaaccaataattttgaaaaagatGTTAGTGAAAGAAATCGACAAACAAACTCAAAAAGAAGAGATCGAAGTCAAAGCATCTGTTCTAGTGTTATGAATGATAGTATTGATGGATCtaaattttattgtattaatGGGCAAGATAAATGGGAAGATGAAGATGAAAAGgtagataataataataatacagaATTGCTAGacgatgaaataaaaaattcttatataaataaaaaaaacgataGCATTAGTTTAGAAGCTGatcaaaataaacaattaaaTACAAATGATGAAAAGGGAAATAACCATAATTTAGGATTTATGTACAAGCATGAAAAGTTATTGAATGAACTTAAAGAAAAGAAGATTGTAGTGAAAGATggtaaaaaaatggaatcatattatataaataaaataattaaaaaaaaaaaaaaagataataatgatgaacATAGTATGAATGCTAGTGATAGTAGCAATAGTTatgatgataatttattttacgataatttagaaaaacGAAATATTTATCCAATTATAATGTGCTTACAATGGTTAACAGAAATGTTAGTATACAAGagtaatgaaataaaatcgtattataataaaataattgattgtgtttttttatgtttaaaaaatgaagacaACAAAGTTTTAGTATTAACACTTACTGTCATTTCAGCTATGTGTTCTACtgttgaaaataaattcaacTTTTATGAAAACATAAGTAGAAATTTTATCAACTTATTTAAACAAGATGAAAGTTTATTAATACGTAAAGGAAAAGAAATTATACAACATATGTCTCgttgtttaaataataaaaagttttttgcatatttatgttatttattaatatatgaaacagattatatatttgttaataaaatagttcAAGTATTAAATTGGGTATTACTAACATCAAATGAGACCAAATATTTAAgaaattcattattatttcaaaaagataattatcctttattttcaattatattaattgcTTGGTTTAGTAATTCATTATGTGcaatatcttttttattatggttacaaaaatatgagttagcgtattttatttgctcCTATTTAACACTCTTAGATATTAATTCAGATTTCTTTCATCAGTtagataattttatttttttatttgaatcgCCCGTTTTTTCAAAACAAAGATTGCATCTAATATatccaaaaaattatccatttttaataaagtCATTGATGATTCTATCCTTAATGTTACCTCTTAATACatctaataatattttacaaaaaagatTGCAAATTTCACAATTATCTATGCTAACTAACAATGAACAAGTATCAACCTTTTTCGATACCCATAACCACAACACAAACTATAACACTGGCaacaaaattgaaaatCAACTTCCTCCCGATTCTTCTAAAGAtccaaataataacaatggACAATCGAATCAAACAGAAAATGGAAAACCACAACataatgaacaaaataGTGTCGAACTcaatgaattatttaatttagaaaatgatgaaataataaaggaaCATAgtataattgaaaaaacaCAAGCAGAAAAAATGACTGAGGAACAACAATGGAATAGTAAATATGCCCATCTACTTAACAACATAAAGATTCATCTTTTAAATCAAGATCATTCAAACAATAACACATtcgatgaaaataaagaacgaaatgaatttataaacatttttaaagtcATATTGAAAAAGCATAGCCTAATCaaatattacaaataa
- a CDS encoding ubiquitin-activating enzyme E1, putative, whose translation MQSSNPLKKQRTYEDIGLDGIEKKKNEESSIGLEKMEGDKIDANLYSRQLGTYGFELMNKLIKMNVLIINVKGVGLECAKNLILSGPKSVCIYDNDICEISDVGVNFYITEKHVENKVCRSNAVLSNLQELNNYVHVYNYTGNLYDSKFIEKFDVVVCCDTKDSDIIKYNNLVRGIETKNIAFLSCNVYGLCGYMFNDFGSNFICYDKDGENVKSCSISQISKETEGKVSFDFDKSSPFQNGDFVKFTNVEGMTEINGQIYQIQNLKKYTFTIGDTTKFSDYIKGGECTQVKTNLKIDFKPYEYIKSKPLFCPPSEISDQSNKISIVDDNKGGKAIFEEVTLPTSFIISDYSKLNASNYLHYAIQGLKWYESEYNCLPENYQMEEFEKIYKKACDLNSKDKENKLPWSVEELDKNIIINVAKYSKAHISPITSFFGGLLAQEIVKFTGKYMPIHQLLYMDFFECINMNDEENIDDKKKLNCKNDNIISIFGKNFQDKLNKLNIFLVGSGALGCEFAKLFSLLDMCTVEKNGSLIITDNDNIEVSNLNRQFLFRREHIEKSKSLVASNAIKNKNKNINVISHVTKVGQENEHIFDEKFWTKQDFIINALDNIVARQYVDNKCVWYSKPLFESGTLGTKGNVQIIIPHMTQSYNDSYDPPEDSIPLCTLKHFPYDIVHTIEYARDIFQGLFYNVPLSIQQFLNNKDDYIKKIQDEGNNASSLENLENVLNTLKEIIKENKNFNFCIKKAVHLFHSNFINQISQLLYSFPLDYKLSTGEFFWVGQKKPPQVIEFDLNNTYVQEYLVSTSNLYAQVYNIPTCYDIKYIIDVASQIKVEPFSPKTVKVNIDEKNLNNISISYAQDNKLIQDYCNELLNIQTDSLKVSPIEFDKDEESGLHVNFIYAFANLRAMNYKITTCDKLKTKMVAGKIIPALATTTSIITGLVGIEILKYVNYSDSIQKYVKLTDEEKKKEKDILSYFKNAFINTALPLFIFSEPMPPLRMKDKEYDELMKGPVKAIPNGFTTWDKIEISIKNGTIKDLVDHINEKFNIDVNLISVGNACLYNCYLPVHNKERLNKPLHEIYEQISKQSLPSDKDYIVVEASCSDQDLVDVLIPSIKFIYK comes from the exons atgcaaaGCAGTAATCCTTTG aaaaaacaGCGAACCTACGAAGACATCGGCCTTGACggtattgaaaaaaaaaaaaacgaagagAGTTCGATAGGGTTAGAAAAAATGGAAGGAGATAAGATCGACGCAAATTTGTATTCCCGTCAATTGGGAACATATGGTTTTGAATTGatgaataaattaataaaaatgaatgtgTTGATTATAAATGTAAAAGGTGTTGGATTAGAATGTGCAAagaatttaattttatctgGTCCTAAATCGgtttgtatatatgataatgatatatGTGAAATTAGTGACGTTGgtgtaaatttttatataactgAAAAGCATgttgaaaataaagtttGTCGAAGTAATGCAGTTTTATCTAACTTAcaagaattaaataattatgtgcatgtttataattacacaggaaatttatatgattcaaaatttattgaaaaatttgATGTAGTAGTTTGTTGTGACACAAAAGATTcagatataataaaatataataatttagtaAGAGGTatagaaacaaaaaatattgcttTCTTAAGTTGTAATGTATATGGTTTATGTGGTTATATGTTTAACGATTTTGGTAgcaattttatatgttatgATAAAGACGGAGAGAATGTAAAATCATGTAGTATAAGTCAAATAAGTAAAGAGACAGAAGGTAAAGTTTCCTTCGATTTTGATAAAAGTTCACCATTTCAAAATGGcgattttgtaaaatttacaaatgTTGAAGGTATGACTGAAATAAATGGgcaaatatatcaaattcaaaatttaaaaaaatatacttttacAATTGGTGATACAACAAAATTTAGTGACTACATAAAAGGTGGTGAATGTACACAAGTGAAAactaatttaaaaatagattTTAAAccatatgaatatattaagaGTAAACCATTATTTTGTCCACCCTCTGAAATTTCAGATCAATCAAATAAGATAAGCATAGTGGACGATAATAAAGGTGGGAAAGCAATCTTTGAAGAAGTAACATTACCAACAAGCTTTATAATATCCGATTACTCTAAATTAAATGCAAgtaattatttacattatgCTATTCAAGGATTAAAATGGTATGAAAGTGAATATAATTGCTTACCTgaaaattatcaaatgGAAGAATTTGaaaagatatataaaaaagcatGCGATTTAAATAGTaaagataaagaaaataaattaccTTGGTCTGTTGAAGAgttagataaaaatataattataaacgTTGCAAAATATAGCAAAGCACATATATCACCAATTACGTCATTTTTTGGAGGTTTACTAGCTCAAgaaattgtaaaatttacaggaaaatatatgccAATACATcaactattatatatggaCTTTTTTGAATGTATTAATATgaatgatgaagaaaatattgatgataaaaaaaaattaaattgtaaaaatgataatattatatctatatttggaaaaaattttcaagataaattaaataaattaaatattttcttagTTGGATCAGGAGCATTAGGATGTGAATttgcaaaattattttcattacttGATATGTGTACCGTTGAAAAGAATGGTTCTTTAATAATTACagataatgataatatagaaGTTTCCAATTTAAATcgtcaatttttatttagacGAGAACATAttgaaaaatcaaaatcGCTAGTTGCATCTAATgctatcaaaaataaaaataaaaatataaatgttatTTCACATGTTACAAAAGTAGGTCAAGAAAATgaacatatatttgatgAAAAATTTTGGACTAAGCaagattttataattaatgcaTTAGATAATATTGTAGCTAGACAATATGTCGATAATAAATGTGTATGGTATTCTAAACCATTATTTGAATCAGGAACATTAGGAACAAAAGGTAACgtacaaattattattcccCATATGACACAGTCCTATAATGATAGTTATGATCCACCTGAAGATTCCATTCCTTTATGTactttaaaacattttccATATGATATTGTACATACTATTGAATATGCTAGAGATATATTTCAAGGCTTGTTTTATAATGTTCCTTTAAGTATacaacaatttttaaataataaagatgactatattaaaaagatTCAAGATGAAGGAAATAATGCATCTTCTTTagaaaatttagaaaatgttttaaatacattaaaagaaattattaaagaaaataaaaattttaatttctgtattaaaaaggcagtacatttatttcattcaaattttataaatcaaattagccaattattatattcatttcctttagattataaattatcaaCTGGTGAATTTTTTTGGGTTGGACAAAAAAAACCACCACAGGTTATTGAATTTGATcttaataatacatatgtTCAAGAATATTTAGTTAGTACATCTAACTTATATGCAcaagtatataatatacctACTTGTTatgatattaaatatattatagatGTAGCTAGCCAAATCAAAGTAGAACCATTCTCTCCAAAAACTGTAAAAGTTAATAtcgatgaaaaaaatttaaataatatatctatCTCCTATGCACaagataataaattaatacaaGACTATTGTAATGAATTGTTGAACATACAAACAGATTCATTAAAGGTTTCTCCTATTGAATTTGACAAAGATGAAGAATCAGGATTACatgttaattttatttatgcatttGCTAACTTAAGAGCtatgaattataaaataactacttgtgataaattaaaaacaaaaatggtGGCTGGAAAAATTATACCTGCCTTAGCTACTACTACATCTATTATTACTGGTCTTGTTGGTAttgaaattttaaaatatgtaaactATTCTGATTCAATTCAAAAGTATGTTAAACTAACTGAtgaagaaaagaaaaaagaaaaagatattCTTTCCTATTTCAAAAatgcatttattaatacCGCATTGCCATTGTTCATCTTTTCGGAGCCAATGCCACCTTTGAGAATGAAAGATAAGGAATATGACGAGCTCATGAAGGGACCCGTAAAAGCCATCCCCAATGGATTTACAACATGGGACAAAATAGAAATATCGATAa AAAATGGAACCATAAAAGACCTAGTGGAccatataaatgaaaagttCAACATAGATGTGAACTTAATATCTGTTGGAAATGCTTGTCTATATAACTGCTACTTACCAGTACATAACAAAGAAAGATTGAATAAACCTCTTCACgaaatatatgaacaaataaGCAAACAATCTCTTCCTAGTGATAAGGACTATATTGTTGTAGAAGCTAGCTGCAGTGATCAAGACCTTGTAGATGTACTTATCCCatcaattaaatttatatataaataa
- a CDS encoding haloacid dehalogenase-like hydrolase, putative → MCLNDLLYNNKIKLIAIDIDGTLADDNGKISDINLNAIRLANKLGIKVILATGRLYPYAMKMFTQKQIQNFNLDKMDGIYSHGAYAYLKGYKTVLRKFSFFDLELILYALSSHNILENAVFLTVDSAYVLNINDNIQHEDAYIDTDDEIKIKSSIKYAKVNNKDYTPIILNNARDLFTIGDIISIEIYNQLYENQDINNDTLNTLHAELDNYYKIYIPGSNNKLVLSPLNTSKIYGLNYISKLYNVHVNEILSIGNDTNDIELLASTGYSVAVKNSTYGALKAARCICTHTNNQNAIANIIYKAIKGKQL, encoded by the coding sequence ATGTGTTTGaatgatttattatataataacaaaataaaattaatagcTATCGATATCGATGGAACATTAGCAGATGataatggaaaaataagtgacataaatttaaatgcaATTCGTTTGGCAAATAAATTAGGAATTAAAGTTATATTAGCTACTGGTAGATTATATCCATATGCTATGAAAATGTTTACACAAAAAcaaattcaaaattttaatttagaTAAAATGGATGGAATATATTCTCATGgagcatatgcatatttaaagGGATATAAAACTGTATTAagaaaattttctttttttgatttagaattaatattatatgcttTATCAtctcataatattttagaaaatgctgtttttttaacaGTAGATTCAGCATATGttctaaatataaatgataatatacaaCATGAAGATGCTTATATAGATACCgatgatgaaataaaaataaaatcctCAATCAAATATGCAAAAGTAAACAATAAAGATTATACAcctataatattaaataatgctAGAGATCTATTTACTATTGGTGATATTATATCAAtcgaaatatataatcaattatatgaaaatcaAGACATTAACAATGATACATTAAATACCTTACATGCCGAATtagataattattataagatatatattccaggaagtaataataaattagtaTTATCCCCTTTAAATacttcaaaaatatatggacttaattatatttcaaaaCTTTATAATGTACAtgtaaatgaaatattatcaatagGAAATGACACAAATGATATAGAGTTGTTAGCATCAACAGGATATTCAGTGGCAGTTAAAAATTCGACTTATGGTGCTCTTAAAGCAGCTCGTTGTATTTGTACACACACAAACAATCAGAATGCTATAgctaatataatatacaaagcTATTAAAGGAAAgcaattataa